CGGAATCCGCCCTCCTCGAGCCCCGCTGCGAAGAGCACCCCGATCCTCTCCGTCAAAGCGACGCTATATGCCCGAAGCCACAAGACCCTTGTCCTCAATATACAGATAATTTAGGATAATTGCATGCGACAAATCAAGGATCTCGCCTTTGGTTTCAGATGTCTCGTGAGGGGATTCACGTTCCTCGCCTCGCACCCCAGGCTCTGGTTCTGGGCCGCCCTCCCCACGATCATAAACTTGCTGCTGCTGGCGGTCATGATCGCCGCCTTCGCCCACTTCTACGGCGAGATCTACGGCTGGCTCGCGGCCAAGCTGGGGCTTTCCGGCTTTGCGGCCCCTGCGGCCTGGTGGCAGCACCTCCTCAACTGGATGATCTGGGCGGGCAACATGCTCTTCCAGATATTCATCGTCCTGCTCTCCCTCATGCTCGTCATGATCGCCTCGTACGCCGCGAGCTTCGTTGTGGCGGGCCCGTTCAACGACATCCTCTCCGAACACGTGGAGGTGATCGTGACAGGCCGCGAGGCCTTGCCGTTCACCCTGAAGAAGTTCCTCTCGGACCTGTGGCGCACGATCAAGGTCGAGTCGATAAAGGCAGGGATCCTGCTCGCGATACCGGTCGCGCTCTTCGTCGTGAGCTTCATCCCGGTCGTCGGCGGACCGGTCTACGTCGCGCTCACCTTCTCGTTCGGCGCATGGGACCTGGGTTTTTCCTACGCCGACCTCCCCTTCGGCCGCAAGGCCGCCTCGTTCGACGAGCGCTGGGCGTTCGCGAAGCGCGAAAAATGGACGCTCATCGGCCTGGGCGCCGGTTTCGTGATCCCGTTCTTCGCCCTGGTCTTCGCGCCCCCCATGGTCATCGGCGGGACATTGCTGTATGTCGAACGAACAAAGCCAGAGCATTCTTGACAGCATTGCGCCTTCTGGTGCATATCTGCGGCCATGCCGATCGAGCGCACGGTTGAAGTGAAGGGCGGTGCCGCGTGGCACAGGGCCGACTTCGTGTATCCCTGCGCCGCGGAGCCGGCGCGCGGCGCGAGGATCATCGTGGAGATCGGGCCCGGCCGCGGCGACTTCCTCTTTCACCTGGCAGAGTCGAATCCTGACGCATCAGTCGTCGGCATCGAGATCAAGGGCAAGCGCGTGGACAAGATCATAAGGCGGATCGAGAGGCGCGGGCTCGAAAACGTGACCGTCATCCAGGACGACGCAAGGGCCGCCCTGCCCCGCCTCTTCGCGGCCAGCACCGTGGACGAGATCCACATCCAGTTCCCCGACCCCTGGCCCAAGAGGCGGCACGCAAAGCACAGGCCGATCAACGAGGGTCTGCTCGCGGAGTGCGCCCGGGTGCTCAAGCCCGGCGGCACGCTCAGCTTCATCACCGACCACAGGCCGTACGCGGAGTTCTCGTCGGGGATGCTCGCCCGGACAGAGGGGATTGCCAACTGCTACGCCGAGCCGTTTGTCACCGATCTCGCCGACGCCTTTCCCACATTTTTCTCAGAGAAGTGGAAGGCGGAGGGGAGATCGATATATTACCAGAGATACAGAAAAGCCGTGACTGGTGACTTGCTGATTGAAGACCTGTGTTGACAACTAACGGAGGTTATATGAAGAGATCAATTCTCTGCATCCTCGTCGTAGCCCTCGCAGTATCGATCTCCACCCTGTCGTGGGCCGCATGCAAAAAACCGGTCGTGGAAATAAAGCCCGGCATGAAGGTGATCGCGGCCGTTGCCGGGCCGAACTGGGGGGTGGCCAGAGTCGAGAGCGTGAAAAAGAACAAGATCATGGTCAAGGACGCCGGCGGCGGGCTCGGAAGCCTGGGCAGGAAAGAGGTCGCCCCCCACCCCTCGGCCCTCTACCGCGGAAACAACAAGCCCTGCTTCGGGGCGGGCGACAAGGTCCTGGCGCAGGCGCAGGGCGGCACCTGGAGGATCGCCACGGTGGACAAGGTGACCGGAGACAAGGCGAAGATCACGTTCGTGATGGACAAGAGCAAGAAGAACGTGAAGCTGAGCGCGATCGTGCCTGCGCCGAGGTAGGAGGCGATGGCGAGGCGATATAATGTGAATCTCTCACCTTATCAGGTTCATGAACTCCGCGCGGGTCTCGGGCCTGCGGCGGAACGCGCCGAGCATCGCTGAGGTGATGACCGAGGTCCCGCGCTTCTGCACCCCGCGCATCTGCATGCACAGGTGCTCCGCGTCGATCACGACCGCCACGCCCTTGGGCTTCAAGGTCTCCATGAGCGTGTTCGCGATCTGGTTTGTCATGCGCTCCTGGACCTGGAGCCGGCGGGCGAAGAGGTCGACCATGCGCGCGATCTTGGAGATCCCCACTATCTTCTCGTTCGGGATGTAGCCCACGTGCGCCTTGCCGAAGAACGGCAGCAGGTGGTGCTCGCACAGGCTGTAGATCGGGATGTCGCGCACCAGCACCATCTCCTCGTGCTTGTCTGAAAAGACCGAGTTCTCGATCAGTTTCTTCGGGTCCTGCCGATAGCCCTCGGTGAGGAATTCGAACGACTCCTTGACCCGCGCCGGCGTGCGGCGCAGCCCCTCGCGCTCGGGGTCCTCGCCGAGCCTCTCCAGCAGCGACCTTATTATCTTCTCCATGTCCGGCCTTTTAGCCC
This portion of the Pseudomonadota bacterium genome encodes:
- a CDS encoding EI24 domain-containing protein, whose product is MRQIKDLAFGFRCLVRGFTFLASHPRLWFWAALPTIINLLLLAVMIAAFAHFYGEIYGWLAAKLGLSGFAAPAAWWQHLLNWMIWAGNMLFQIFIVLLSLMLVMIASYAASFVVAGPFNDILSEHVEVIVTGREALPFTLKKFLSDLWRTIKVESIKAGILLAIPVALFVVSFIPVVGGPVYVALTFSFGAWDLGFSYADLPFGRKAASFDERWAFAKREKWTLIGLGAGFVIPFFALVFAPPMVIGGTLLYVERTKPEHS
- the folE gene encoding GTP cyclohydrolase I FolE translates to MEKIIRSLLERLGEDPEREGLRRTPARVKESFEFLTEGYRQDPKKLIENSVFSDKHEEMVLVRDIPIYSLCEHHLLPFFGKAHVGYIPNEKIVGISKIARMVDLFARRLQVQERMTNQIANTLMETLKPKGVAVVIDAEHLCMQMRGVQKRGTSVITSAMLGAFRRRPETRAEFMNLIR
- the trmB gene encoding tRNA (guanosine(46)-N7)-methyltransferase TrmB, whose protein sequence is MPIERTVEVKGGAAWHRADFVYPCAAEPARGARIIVEIGPGRGDFLFHLAESNPDASVVGIEIKGKRVDKIIRRIERRGLENVTVIQDDARAALPRLFAASTVDEIHIQFPDPWPKRRHAKHRPINEGLLAECARVLKPGGTLSFITDHRPYAEFSSGMLARTEGIANCYAEPFVTDLADAFPTFFSEKWKAEGRSIYYQRYRKAVTGDLLIEDLC